The following proteins come from a genomic window of Aricia agestis chromosome 19, ilAriAges1.1, whole genome shotgun sequence:
- the LOC121736699 gene encoding UPF0547 protein C16orf87 homolog has product MGRNKMIAKSCPKCEMQVAVASKSCKCGHTFFASRKGADSLPAVEDIKRRTGRVRRSQPQFYDAQHYQKQKKRSPKKRSLSRSMDEDYKTKEKSDSATARARRRRALRRAQRERPAQERTRDPTPQLRPAQIARCQLILSEINRKMQSVTWQPPADMQ; this is encoded by the exons ATGGGCAGAAATAAGATGATTGCTAAAAGCTGTCCCAAGTGCGAAATGCAG gTAGCAGTGGCATCGAAGTCCTGTAAGTGTGGTCACACATTTTTTGCCTCTCGTAAAGGGGCAGACTCCCTGCCTGCTGTGGAGGATATAAAACGCAGAACGGGGAGAGTCAGACGCTCACAGCCACAGTTTTATGATGCACAACATTATCAGAAACAAAAGAAAAGG TCACCAAAAAAGAGGTCCTTATCGAGATCTATGGATGAAGATTATAAAACTAAAGAGAAAAGTGATAGTG CAACAGCAAGAGCGAGAAGGAGAAGAGCCTTGCGTCGGGCACAGCGAGAGCGTCCAGCACAGGAGAGGACTCGTGATCCCACACCGCAGCTCCGACCCGCTCAGATAGCTCGGTGTCAATTGATATTATCGGAAATTAATAGGAAAATGCAATCTGTTACGTGGCAACCTCCGGCTGATATGCAATAA
- the LOC121736694 gene encoding probable polyamine oxidase 5 — MANTKLCLFLFTVCLSCGLCKPNMSNSYDTIVVGMGAAGVTAAATLAKAGRRVLGLEADDRIGGRVKTVPFGDGVVEVGAEWIHGTVNSRVYDAAVQHNVSTVEQSLSSEVFRSDGSYGNRDLFNELTKFCIEIVEQSSDTPEPLGQFVTARLMEYLKKNHPDVLKDQDFVTEFLEVMNLFTNNHESSNDWNDVTTHTTYEVLGGHLHASWHKHGYKTFFEILLNKYNNGSGLPSLDIKLNKEVTQIKWPKDSTGGVEVVCKDGEKFTASNVIVTVSVGVLKERYSQLFSPLLPQEKIDMIQTIPIGVMDKVILKFDQPWWKSIPYTFMFFLWKGQDKKQVSDEDYWTTRIFGCSTPMGSKNALTLWTSGDVGKLVETLPEDVVIKKSVALLRKFMGANFTIPEPTGMVRSTWYSNPFTRGSYSYDNLAMPQHPDARSVLRQPLLDAAGTPRVLFAGEATDLTHFSTVHGASDSGYREAMRLLPASKI; from the exons ATGGCTAACACAAAGCTTTGCTTATTTCTTTTCACAGTATGTCTGAGTTGCGGTCTATGCAA ACCCAATATGAGTAACTCGTACGATACGATCGTGGTGGGCATGGGCGCCGCCGGCGTGACGGCCGCGGCGACGCTGGCCAAGGCCGGCAGGAGAGTACTCGGGCTGGAGGCCGACGACAGGATCGGCGGAAGAGTCAAGACTGTGCCCTTCGGAGACGGCGTCGTCGAAGTCGGCGCTGAATG GATCCATGGCACAGTAAACAGCAGAGTGTATGATGCTGCTGTCCAACACAACGTGTCTACAGTAGAGCAGAGTTTATCAAGTGAAGTGTTCAGATCTGATGGATCATATGGTAACCGAGATCTATTTAATGAGCTGACAAAGTTTTGCATAGAAATAGTTGAACAATCAAGTGATACTCCCGAACCGCTTGGACAGTTTGTCACTGCAAG acTCATGGAATATTTAAAGAAGAATCATCCAGATGTGTTGAAAGACCAGGACTTTGTTACTGAGTTTTTGGAGGTAATGAACCTCTTCACAAACAACCACGAGTCTTCGAACGACTGGAATGATGTAACAACTCACACAACCTACGAAGTACTTGGAGGACATTTACATGCTAGTTGGCACAAACACGGATACAaaactttttttgaaattttactg AATAAATACAATAATGGTTCTGGTTTGCCTTCCCTGGACATCAAATTGAACAAAGAGGTGACCCAGATAAAATGGCCAAAAGACTCAACAGGAGGGGTGGAGGTGGTGTGCAAAGATGGGGAGAAATTTACTGCTAGTAATGTCATTGTAACTGTGTCTGTGGGTGTGCTTAAAGAGAG ATACTCACAACTTTTTTCGCCGTTGTTGCCACAGGAAAAAATTGATATGATCCAAACAATACCCATCGGTGTCATGGACAAAGTTATATTGAAATTCGACCAGCCCTGGTGGAAGAGTATACCGTATACCTTCATGTTTTTCCTCTGGAAGGGCCAGGATAAGAAGCAAGTCAGTGACGAAGACTATTGGACGACCAGAATATTCGGCTGCAGCACTCCCATGGGCTCAAAGAATGCTCTAACGTTATGGACTAGCGGGGACGTCGGAAAATTG GTTGAAACACTTCCTGAGGATGTTGTTATCAAAAAGTCGGTGGCGCTTCTCAGAAAATTCATGGGTGCCAACTTCACGATACCGGAGCCCACCGGAATGGTGAG ATCAACGTGGTACTCCAACCCGTTCACTCGCGGCAGCTACTCGTACGACAACCTGGCGATGCCGCAGCACCCCGACGCCAGGTCCGTCCTCCGGCAGCCGCTGCTGGATGCCGCCGGCACGCCCAGGGTGCTCTTCGCCGGGGAGGCCACGGACCTCACCCACTTCTCCACGGTCCACGGCGCCAGCGACTCCGGCTACAGAGAGGCCATGCGACTGCTGCCAGCCAGCAAAATATAG
- the LOC121736728 gene encoding uncharacterized protein LOC121736728: MAHRCQNWRCLNNVFRPNEKYDTIVVGMGAAGVKAAATLAKAGRRVLGLEADDRIGGRIHTVAFEDGVIEIGAEWIHGTVNNSVYDAAAQNNVSTEEQSLTNEVFRSDGSYGDRDLFNELIEFCEETIEESGDAPEPLGQFVTARLMEYLEENHPDVLKDQDFITEFLEVMNLYTDNDQASNDWNDITATTTYEVLEGHYHTSWHKHGYNTFFEILLNEYNDGPGLPSLDIKLNKEVTQIKWPKDSTEDVEVVCKDGETFTADNVIVTVSLGVLKERYSELFSPSLPQEKIEAIQIISIGIVDKIIIKFDKAWWTSIPYTYMFFLWKGEDKQQVSDEDYWTTRIFACSISLGSQNTLTLWTSGEVGKLVETLPEDVVLEKSVALLRQFIGNFTIPDPIGMIRSTWYSNPFTRGSYSYDSLAMLQHPDARSVLRQPLLDAAGTPKVLFAGEATDLTHFSTVHGASDSGYREAMRLLSASKIYSALGLYLSILNKNDLHDLHLTSSITVYIIICLEHPRVFIRMKGSVHLVVTLAWLGGALCLPTEKYDTIVVGMGAAGVTAAATLAKADRRVLGLEADDRIGGRVKTVPFGDGVVEVGAEWIHGTVNSRVYDAAVRSNVTTLEQNLASEVFRSDGTFVDRELFNELIKFSIEIVENSTGDPKPLGQYITGKVMEYLENNHPDILKDKDYVHELLEILNLFMNNHEASNDWNDVSTHTSYEFLEGHLHTSWHKHGYKTFFEILLNKYNNGAGLPSLDIKLNKEVMQIKWPKDSSGNVEVVCRDGERFTADNVIVTVSLGVLKERFSSLFDPPLPQNKIDMIKIMSMGVMDKIILRFDEPWWKAMPYGFMFFLWKGDDKKKVSKEDYWTTRIFGASTPMGSDQALTLWTSGEVAKSVEILPEDVVKAKAVELLKKFVGANFTVPDPTEMIRSTWFSNPYTRGSYTFDNIEMLQHPDARKILREPLLDSAGTPKVLFAGEATDLTHYSTVHGASGSGYREAMRLLPKCGVLFRRNK; the protein is encoded by the exons ATGGCCCACCGC TGCCAAAACTGGCGCTGTCTCAACAATGTTTTCAGGCCAAACGAGAAGTATGACACGATCGTGGTGGGCATGGGCGCCGCCGGCGTGAAGGCCGCGGCGACGCTGGCCAAGGCCGGCAGGAGGGTGCTCGGGCTGGAGGCCGACGACAGGATCGGCGGGAGAATCCACACCGTCGCCTTCGAAGACGGCGTCATCGAAATCGGCGCTGAGTG GATCCATGGCACAGTAAACAACAGCGTGTATGATGCTGCTGCCCAAAACAACGTGTCGACAGAAGAGCAGAGTTTAACAAACGAAGTGTTCAGATCTGACGGATCATACGGTGATAGAGATCTATTTAATGAGCTTATAGAGTTTTGCGAAGAGACGATTGAAGAATCTGGTGATGCTCCCGAACCGCTTGGACAGTTTGTCACTGCGAG ACTCATGGAATACTTAGAAGAGAATCATCCAGATGTTTTAAAAGACCAGGACTTTATAACCGAGTTCTTGGAAGTGATGAACCTCTATACCGACAACGACCAGGCCTCCAACGACTGGAATGACATCACAGCTACCACAACCTACGAAGTGCTCGAAGGGCATTATCATACAAGTTGGCATAAACACGGATATAACACTTTCTTTGAAATTTTATTG AATGAATACAATGACGGTCCCGGTTTGCCTTCGCTGGATATCAAATTGAACAAAGAGGTGACCCAGATAAAATGGCCAAAAGACTCAACAGAAGACGTGGAGGTGGTATGCAAAGACGGGGAGACATTTACCGCCGACAATGTCATTGTAACAGTGTCTTTAGGCGTGCTTAAAGAGAG aTATTCCGAACTATTTTCGCCGTCGTTGCCACAGGAAAAAATCGAGGCGATCCAAATCATATCCATAGGAATTGtggacaaaataataataaaattcgaCAAGGCCTGGTGGACGAGTATACCGTATACATACATGTTTTTCCTCTGGAAGGGCGAGGATAAGCAGCAAGTCAGCGACGAAGACTATTGGACGACCAGAATATTCGCGTGCAGCATTTCCTTGGGCTCCCAGAATACTCTAACGTTGTGGACTAGCGGGGAAGTCGGGAAATTG GTTGAAACACTACCTGAGGACGTTGTTTTGGAAAAGTCGGTGGCGCTTCTCAGACAATTCATAGGCAACTTTACGATACCAGATCCCATCGGAATGATAAG ATCAACGTGGTACTCCAACCCGTTCACTCGCGGCAGCTACTCGTACGACAGCCTGGCGATGCTGCAGCACCCCGACGCCAGGTCCGTCCTCCGGCAGCCGCTGCTGGACGCCGCCGGCACGCCCAAGGTGCTCTTCGCCGGGGAGGCCACGGACCTCACCCACTTCTCCACGGTCCACGGCGCCAGCGACTCCGGCTACAGAGAGGCCATGAGGCTGCTGTCGGCCAGCAAAATATA CTCT GCGTTGGGCCTATATTTATCAAtacttaacaaaaatgaccTACATGACCTACATTTGACCTCAAGTATtactgtatatataataatctgTTTGGAGCACCCTCGAGTATTCATCAGAATGAAGGGATCAGTGCATCTTGTGGTGACATTAGCTTGGCTCGGCGGCGCTCTGTGCTT ACCTACAGAGAAGTATGATACGATCGTGGTGGGCATGGGCGCCGCCGGCGTGACGGCTGCGGCGACGCTGGCCAAGGCCGATAGGAGGGTGCTCGGGCTGGAGGCCGACGACAGGATCGGCGGCAGAGTCAAGACTGTGCCTTTCGGAGATGGCGTTGTCGAAGTCGGCGCTGAGTG GATCCATGGAACAGTAAACAGTCGAGTGTATGATGCAGCAGTACGGAGCAATGTGACCACTCTGGAGCAGAACTTAGCTAGTGAGGTGTTCAGGTCGGACGGAACGTTTGTTGATAGAGAGCTATTCAACGAACTCATCAAGTTTAGTATAGAGATAGTCGAAAACTCTACTGGCGATCCCAAACCACTTGGACAGTACATAACTGGAAA AGTTATGGAATATCTAGAAAATAATCATCCAGATATTCTGAAAGATAAGGATTATGTTCATGAGCTTTTGGAGATCTTGAACCTTTTCATGAACAATCACGAGGCTTCCAACGATTGGAACGACGTCTCCACTCACACATCCTACGAATTTCTCGAGGGACACTTGCATACGAGTTGGCACAAGCATGGATACAAGACGTTCTTTGAGATCCTATTA aACAAATACAACAATGGTGCCGGTTTGCCTTCGCTCGATATCAAACTGAACAAGGAGGTGATGCAGATAAAATGGCCAAAAGATTCGTCCGGTAATGTAGAGGTAGTGTGCAGGGATGGGGAGAGGTTCACCGCCGACAACGTCATCGTCACCGTCTCGCTGGGGGTGCTTAAAGAAAG GTTCTCAAGTCTTTTCGACCCACCTCTACCACAAAACAAGATAGATATGATAAAAATCATGTCCATGGGAGTAAtggataaaattatattaagattCGATGAGCCCTGGTGGAAGGCGATGCCATATGGCTTTATGTTTTTCCTATGGAAGGGCGACGACAAGAAGAAAGTGAGCAAAGAGGACTACTGGACGACTAGAATATTTGGGGCCAGCACTCCAATGGGCTCAGACCAAGCCCTCACATTATGGACCAGTGGTGAAGTTGCCAAGTCG GTGGAGATACTACCGGAAGACGTTGTAAAGGCTAAAGCTGTAGaacttttaaaaaagtttgtaggAGCTAACTTTACGGTACCAGATCCGACTGAAATGATACG ATCGACCTGGTTCTCAAATCCTTACACGAGAGGAAGCTACACCTTCGATAATATTGAGATGCTCCAACATCCGGATGCCAGGAAAATTCTCAGGGAACCACTACTGGATTCTGCTGGCACACCCAAGGTGCTGTTTGCTGGCGAGGCAACAGACCTCACTCATTACTCCACAGTCCATGGCGCCAGTGGCTCCGGATATAGAGAAGCTATGAGGCTGTTACCTAAATGTGGTGTGTTATTCCgtcgaaataaataa
- the LOC121736695 gene encoding lysine-specific histone demethylase 1A-like, which produces MKSIVLLVVIFTARLDCALSEPTQKYDTIVVGLGSSGVTAATTLAKAGRRVLGLEADDRIGGRVKTVPFGDGVVEVGAEWIHGIVNSRVYDAAVQNNVTTLEQKMESQVFRSDGSFVDRDLFIELFEYGTEVAENATGAPKPVGQHTQEKLMEYLEKNHPDVLKDQDYVNGVLEALNLALSALEATSDWNEVSTQSSYEDLGGSLHYSWNKHGYKTFFEILLNKYNNGPGLPSLDIKLNKEVTQIKWPKDSTGDVEVVCKDGEIFTADNVIVTVSLGVLKERYSELFKPALPQKKIESIKVMSMGLLDKIIFQFDEPWWKSMTYDSIFLLWRGEDKRKVSIEDNWTTKIYGATTPMGSDNTLTLWISGENAKLMETLPEEVVRSKAFGVIKQFMGANFTIPRPTGMIRSTWYSNPYTRGSYTFDDVGFPQHPNARNILGEPLLDSAGKPKVLFAGEATNPKHYGTVHGASETGFREAQRLLDSKM; this is translated from the exons ATGAAGAGTATAGTACTGCTCGTGGTGATATTTACAGCGCGGCTGGACTGTGCTTTAAGCGa GCCAACCCAAAAGTATGACACCATCGTTGTGGGTCTAGGATCATCCGGTGTGACGGCCGCGACCACACTGGCCAAGGCCGGCAGGAGGGTGCTCGGGCTGGAGGCCGACGACAGGATCGGCGGCAGAGTCAAGACTGTGCCCTTCGGAGACGGCGTCGTCGAAGTCGGCGCTGAATG gATCCATGGGATAGTGAACAGTAGGGTTTACGATGCAGCAGTACAGAATAATGTGACAACATTGGAACAGAAGATGGAAAGTCAAGTTTTCAGGTCAGACGGATCGTTCGTTGACAGAGATCTGTTTATTGAGTTGTTTGAATATGGCACTGAAGTGGCTGAGAACGCAACCGGCGCTCCCAAACCAGTTGGACAACATACACAAGAAAA ACTAATGGAATACTTGGAAAAGAATCATCCGGATGTTCTGAAGGATCAGGATTACGTTAACGGGGTTTTGGAAGCATTAAATCTTGCCTTGAGTGCTCTCGAGGCCACTAGCGACTGGAACGAGGTTTCGACTCAGTCTTCATACGAAGACCTTGGCGGAAGCCTGCACTACAGTTGGAACAAGCATggatataaaacattttttgaaatctTATTA AACAAATACAACAATGGTCCAGGTTTACCGTCGCTGGATATCAAATTGAACAAAGAGGTGACCCAGATAAAATGGCCAAAAGATTCGACTGGTGACGTGGAGGTGGTGTGCAAAGATGGTGAGATATTCACTGCCGACAACGTCATCGTCACCGTCTCGCTGGGGGTGCTTAAAGAAAG ATACTCGGAGCTCTTCAAACCAGCGTTACCACAAAAGAAAATCGAATCAATCAAAGTCATGTCAATGGGACTCCTAGATAAAATCATATTTCAGTTTGACGAACCGTGGTGGAAATCAATGACGTATGATTCTATATTTTTGCTGTGGAGAGGAGAAGATAAAAGGAAAGTCAGCATTGAGGATAATTGGACAACAAAAATATATGGAGCCACTACTCCTATGGGGTCAGATAACACCCTAACATTATGGATTAGCGGTGAAAATGCTAAACTG atggAAACACTTCCAGAAGAGGTTGTTAGAAGCAAAGCTTTTGGAGTTATCAAACAATTTATGGGAGCCAACTTTACCATACCGAGACCGACTGGAATGATAAG GTCCACATGGTATTCTAATCCATACACAAGAGGAAGCTATACCTTCGATGACGTAGGTTTCCCCCAACATCCCAACGCAAGAAATATACTTGGGGAACCCTTGCTTGATTCTGCTGGGAAACCCAAAGTGTTGTTCGCTGGAGAAGCTACAAATCCTAAACATTATGGAACCGTCCATGGTGCAAGCGAAACCGGATTTAGGGAGGCTCAAAGGCTGCTAGATAGCAAGATGTAA